In Nitrosomonas stercoris, the genomic stretch ATAACTGTCCCGTTTATCACATTCTTACAGCGTTTTTATTAAAGTTTTTCGCATTCCGAGCTTCAGTTAAAAAATGGACAATAAAAAAATTGTACTACTCATTGTTTTCTCAACCTCACTACTTTTTTTATGGGATGCATGGGTAAAAGAACAAGAAAAATTCAATGCCCCGCCCCCTGTTGTAGCTGAAGTAGATTCAACAACAAACACAACTCAACCCAAACATGATCCGGATCTACCTGCTCCCAGTGACGAACTGACAGCGTCACAAGTAGCTGGATCGAATGAAAACGGGATACCCACTGTTGAAGCCGGAACAGATGCGGTTACTCCACGTTTGCTGGCCAGTGGCGAACAAATTCGTATCGTTACAGACAAAGTTATCGCTGAAATTGATACCGTAGGTGGCGATTTACGGCAATTAAAATTGCTGCAACAACCTTCTTCTGAAGATGAAAATGAACCGTATTCATTGCTGCATAGTGAAGCTTCACGCACTTATGTTGCCCAATCCGGCCTAGTAGGAGAAGGTCTGCCCAACCATAAAACGGTTTACCAGCCAGAATCAAGCATTCGTAACTACGAATTATCTGCTGGGGAAGACAAAATCGTTGTGCGCCTGCGTGCACCTGAAGATCAAGGTGTTCAAGTTATAAAAACTTACACCTTCCACCGTGATAGTTATGTCATTGATGTCGGTTTCGAGGTAGAAAACAGAGGTGACAGCACCATTCGTCCATACGCCTATTTTCAAATGCTGCGTGATGATGTGCCTCCTCCCACACATACCATGATGTTGCGCACCTTCCTGGGCGCAGCTGTTTACACTGACGAAGACAAATATCAAAAAATTTCGTTTGAAGATATCAACAAGGGCAAAGCAGAATATCCATCTAATGCCAACAATGGCTGGATCGCTATGCTGGAACACTATTTCCTGACAGCATGGTTGCCGCAAGATAATACTCCGCGTGAATTCTTTGCCAAACAGCAGAGCGCAAATCTCTATACAGCAGGGGTTATTGTGCCAGCTGGCGCCATCGAACCAGGTGCAACTGTTGCCACCACTGTTCCACTGTATGCCGGTCCGGAAGAACAAGATAACCTAGCTGAACTTGCACCCGGATTGGAACTAACAGTTGACTACGGCTGGTTGACCGTAATTGCCAAGCCACTATTCCGCTTGCTGTCCTTCTATCAGTCATGGACCGGTAATTGGGGGATAGCTATTATTCTTCTAACGATTACCGTCAAATTGCTGTTTTTCCCCTTATCAGCAGCTGGCTATCGTTCCATGGCACGGTTAAAATTTGTCACTCCGAAACTGCAACGCATTCAAGAGCAATACAAGGGTGATCGGCAGCGTATGCATCAAGCCATGATGGAGTTCTATAAGGCAGAAAAAATCAATCCCTTGGGAGGATGTTTCCCACTACTAGTGCAGATTCCGGTCTTTATTGCCCTATATTGGACTATTCTTGCCGCTGTTGAATTACGCTATGCCCCTTTTGCACTCTGGATTAACGATTTGTCTTCGCCAGATCCGAAATATCTGTTGCCAGTTTTAATGGGTATTTCCATGTTTGTGCAAACTAAAATTAATCCAACACCAACAGATCCGATCCAGGCAAGATTGATGCAAATCATGCCGCTTGCCTTTAGCGTGATTTTCTTTTTCTTCCCGGCTGGTTTGGTATTGTATTCTTTGGTTAACAACATGTTATCCATTCTGCAGCAATGGAAAATCACTCAATTATATGGCACCAAATCAGCGAAAGACGCCACAGCAGAAGCTGCAAACGACACAAAAAACACCGAATCCCCAGCTACTTCTACTGATAAATCAGCCAAAGATACAGAAGAAAATTCTGAGGAAACCGCAGCTGATTCGGAAGAAAAAGGAGAGGATGTCGCTACCACTGTTAATGACAAACCAGTGACACCTCAAACATCTACTGAGTACCCGAAGAAAACGGTGAGAAGGAAAAGAAAGCGTAAGCGATAGTCCCATTGATAGCGTTGTCATGGTTATGGCTCATGAAAATGAAAAAAGACAACGTTCCAAAAATTTAACATGGTAACTCATGACACTATTGCTGCGATTGCCACGCCACCCGGCCGTGGTGGCATCGGCATCGTCCGTATTTCAGGACAAAATCTGAAATCGCTTGCCCAAGCCATTCTGGGCAAACTACCCCAACCACGTTACGCAGAATTGCTCGCCTTTCTTGATCATGACGATCAAATTATTGATCAAGGAATTGCATTATTCTTTCCTTCCCCTCATTCCTATACCGGCGAAGATGTGTTGGAATTACATGGGCACGGCGGCCCAGCTGTGATTAATTTACTGCTCACACGTTGTCTTCAATTGGGTGCACGCTTGGCAGAACCAGGCGAATTTACGTTACGTGCCTATCTCAATGAAAAAATTGATCTTGCTCAAGCAGAAGGTGTCGCTGACTTAATAGCAGCAAGCACAACCAATGCAGCACGTTGTGCAATCCGCTCATTGCATGGAGAGTTTTCATCAACCATACACCAATTAGTCAGTGCTCTGACTAATTTACGTGTACTGGTTGAAGCCACGCTGGACTTTCCAGAAGAGGAAATTGATTTTCTTCAGAATGCTCAAGCTAC encodes the following:
- a CDS encoding membrane protein insertase YidC, whose protein sequence is MDNKKIVLLIVFSTSLLFLWDAWVKEQEKFNAPPPVVAEVDSTTNTTQPKHDPDLPAPSDELTASQVAGSNENGIPTVEAGTDAVTPRLLASGEQIRIVTDKVIAEIDTVGGDLRQLKLLQQPSSEDENEPYSLLHSEASRTYVAQSGLVGEGLPNHKTVYQPESSIRNYELSAGEDKIVVRLRAPEDQGVQVIKTYTFHRDSYVIDVGFEVENRGDSTIRPYAYFQMLRDDVPPPTHTMMLRTFLGAAVYTDEDKYQKISFEDINKGKAEYPSNANNGWIAMLEHYFLTAWLPQDNTPREFFAKQQSANLYTAGVIVPAGAIEPGATVATTVPLYAGPEEQDNLAELAPGLELTVDYGWLTVIAKPLFRLLSFYQSWTGNWGIAIILLTITVKLLFFPLSAAGYRSMARLKFVTPKLQRIQEQYKGDRQRMHQAMMEFYKAEKINPLGGCFPLLVQIPVFIALYWTILAAVELRYAPFALWINDLSSPDPKYLLPVLMGISMFVQTKINPTPTDPIQARLMQIMPLAFSVIFFFFPAGLVLYSLVNNMLSILQQWKITQLYGTKSAKDATAEAANDTKNTESPATSTDKSAKDTEENSEETAADSEEKGEDVATTVNDKPVTPQTSTEYPKKTVRRKRKRKR